cccggacccccccgtACCACTGCACCGGGACCCCCTCGCGCTGCAGCAGCGCCTGCGCCGTCCCCCAGCTGAACCTCACGAGCTGGGGGAACCCAAAAACCGGCTCCAGGTTCctcctcagccactccttggtCTTGGGGTCTGcaaggggaagggggggggagcgtcaggggcaccccaaaatcggaacccagcccccccccccccccccgtcccaCCCCGGCTCCTACCGTTGGGGTACCCGGAGCCGTAATCGCGGTCGGggtcccccaaatcctccacgAAGTTCCAGTGGAGCACAGCCCGGTCCCGGGcgacctgggggggggggagcacagggggtttgggggggctctgagggggtgGAGGGTCCGGcctccccctcccaaacctCGGTGGTCCGGGAGGAGatgtgggaggcactgggaaggggggggagggTTGGGGGGTGTTGGTGCTTCGGGGGTCAattctgggggggtctgggaggggtcAGTGCCCACCTTGGCGCAGATGCTGGCGGCGCTGACCACCGGGAACAGGGCGTCGGCCTTGGGGCGCACGgtgacccccagccccgggaaGCGCTGCCGTAGCTTGGCCTCGTACTTGTCCGCCGGCCCCACCGTGTCCACGAACACCTGGGGGGGAGccccggacccccccaaatcactcCCGGTTCCCCAAATCactctgggatcccccaaaaccccgatCCATCCTGACTCCCCTTCCCGACGCCCCGAAACCCCCTAAAAAAGCTCCTCAACCCCCCTGACCTCCCTCCCTaaaaccccctcccccaaattcacctggaTCCCCTCCGTGAcgcccccaaaatcacccccgagacaccccaaattcaccccaaaacaacacagatccccctccccaccccacaacCGCTCAGCGCCgtgagggaaactgaggcacagaggggacgagcacccccccagccccccccaaaacccacctcgGCCACCTGCACCCCCGAATCGAGCGCGAACTGGATCAGCTCGGTGGCCGTGTCGTGGGACAGCTCGTTCAGGTTGTATTTGGCTCTGGGGGGAGGTCGGGGGTCGTCACCCCCAAATTAgaagcccctccccacccccccaatccccccagcaccccaaaacctgggggggggtgggagaTGGAGCGGGCAGGACCCAGCACGGGAGGGTCGGGGGCACCCGAAGGTGCTCggagggggtcccaggggaagGGCGGAGGGTttcgggggggctccgggggggtgCGGGGGTCTCACCGCTGCTGCATGGAGGCCGAGATGTGGTCGGGGGGCAACACCTGCAGCGCCCACCCCACCGAGCCCcccgcagcctccagcagcccgaagcgccgctcccgctccgcctCCGACAGCGTCTTCgagtctggggggggggggccggggggtgagagacccccccccgggacccccgggacccccccgtaCCCCAAACGCAGCCCCGGGacctccaaaattcccccaaaactcccgATTCCCCCTTCCTGCGACCCCCCCGTGCTCGCCACGCCCAGGACCCCCTGGCCCGCCACCGCTCCAGCCCCCACCCCCCGGACCCCCGGGGGTCTTCGGCCCCTCCTCGGGACCCCCGAGACCCTCCCGGGACCCTCCCGGGACCCttccgggacccccgggatc
This genomic interval from Aphelocoma coerulescens isolate FSJ_1873_10779 chromosome 30, UR_Acoe_1.0, whole genome shotgun sequence contains the following:
- the RNASEH2A gene encoding LOW QUALITY PROTEIN: ribonuclease H2 subunit A (The sequence of the model RefSeq protein was modified relative to this genomic sequence to represent the inferred CDS: deleted 1 base in 1 codon); this encodes MALSALERDPAGGGRFSSAVPPLCRRRPCALGVDEAGRGPVLGPMVYAICYCPVEKLEELEALGVADSKTLSEAERERRFGLLEAAGGSVGWALQVLPPDHISASMQQRAKYNLNELSHDTATELIQFALDSGVQVAEVFVDTVGPADKYEAKLRQRFPGLGVTVRPKADALFPVVSAASICAKVARDRAVLHWNFVEDLGDPDRDYGSGYPNDPKTKEWLRRNLEPVFGFPQLVRFSWGTAQALLQREGVPVQWADEDPTDDPTAPPSVLSYFARSPPRRLPHRFFQERSLRPLAEL